From Rhopalosiphum padi isolate XX-2018 chromosome 2, ASM2088224v1, whole genome shotgun sequence:
CTCAACCTCAAAATCCACAAAGCCACGCCCCCTCATATGGTCCAATTCAAACTAACTAAATAATTCACCACAACTCATTCAACTCGTCATAGGCTAACGCCTGGAACGAGTATATAGGCTAGCGCCGTCATACAAGCAAAGCAAAGCAAAACTCTGGTATCATTCGTGTTTGTACTGTCGTGTCGTCTACAATCACCGTGTTTTAACAATTTCCAATCATGGCTCCAGGAGGTAAATCTGCAGGAAAAGCAATGAAAAAATCGTCCGGCAAGGCTCAAAAGAACATCGCCAAATCCGACAAGAAGCGCAAGCCAAAGAGGAAAGAATCGTACGCCATCTATATCTACAAAGTATTGAAGCAAGTACATCCCGATACTGGCGTCTCCTCGAAGGCTATGAGCATCATGAACAGTTTCGTCAACGATTTGTTCGAACGTATCGCCGCAGAATCCAGTCGTTTGGCTCACTACAACAAACGTTCGACAATTACTAGTCGGGAAATCCAAACTGCCGTCCGATTACTTTTACCCGGTGAATTGGCTAAGCACGCAGTCAGTGAAGGTACAAAAGCCGTCACTAAATACACCAGTtccaaataaattgatattcatTTTGGGAATCCTGACAATTAAAACGGCCCTTTTCAGGGCCACCACATATTCTATACTAATTTTACTCCAAAGTCATCCTACCAATCGATGAATCTACATATGTATTAAACACAAGGATTTTACAGTGTTTATTCTTACAATATACCTATCCCGTCTATGGAATATTCTTTTATGCTTGATAAAAACCAACCAAAGTCAAATAAATTGACATTATGTTGAAAAATTCACAGATTTTATCAAAGGTGACTAATTTTAATCGCATGCGACATAAAATTGGTACCTATTCTTAagtcgataattttttttcacttgtcGAATACGATAAAGTAAATCGAATGAACCAAAATGGTAACAACACAAAATCTAGATTTTAACCTCAAACAATgtcgaaaattataaaaataattattttatttctttatcactgaaaatgttatcaacgataaatttatttaattaaatcaatagtttctatttgcatatttttagccatttaaacttttatgtagTGCATTGTTGTTCGTTAtcgtttttactttaataaatggTGATAATGATTCAATTAAATACTGATTAAGATCTTTAGttagtttaacatttttcacGAATAATTGATCGGATAATGTGAAAGGATCCACATGATTTTCTTTTGTTAATATAGTCTTCCATATAAccagttttgtaaaaaatgtattaaaatcctGATACTAGTATTCGCAtggaaaagtatttaaaatacttataaaataatgtattttacgaatactcataaagtatttgaatacaattataagtattttgttttatttttttcaaacctaCATACCCAGACTAAATACTACCTAAcactgtaaatttaaaaaaatttaaaattaattttaatctctgAAGATTTTTAGAGATAAAAACATGTTGgtcaaaatagttaaaatattatgtgtttttataaagtcaatttttttcgatatttttttaatatttaacattttactatttatgaCTCGAAAACGCTAATAATGTACTTAAACGGATATTGGAACAATTAGCACCGATGATAATAAGTGCAAATAACGATATTGATGATACAACAACAGTATCATCAATTTCTAATATtcgtaaaacaaataattaaatttggccCAAATTAATTGgggttattttgataataaagttTCACAAGTTCAATCTTCGTCAAATCCATCTCCAACTGCAACTTTAATAATACGCCAATATTTAGAAATGCCATTGTTggatagaaaaaaaatccattacATTTCTGGAAGCAACATAAAAATACCTTTCCTGAGTTATACAAACTGCAACTTCAATTCCCAGCAAGAGAGTATTTTCCAAAGCTGGATTGTTAACCAATACTCGAAGAAATAGGCTGTCACCAAAAAATttcgactatataatatttttaaatagtaaattaaatatgttgtaaaatactcaatcagttttaattattattttaatttttaagttttgaacaGTAGTTGTTTGTTATAAGCCTAACACAATGATTATAAATcgtcaattgttttattttaaaaagtattttgtttttattttataatttataataataaatgtaaagcgttatttcaattaaaaatattactatgaatttttattaataagttgattattttaatcgaGTGAATATATCAAGGAATATAtcagttatgaatttatgatggttatgtatacatttcaattttcattctaaataatatttcgatTATTCTTCCCATCACTACTTTATGTTccatatctattattaataatcaaaatatctcATTACGTCATATGTTTACCTATAAGATTTTTTGAACAATCAACTATTAGGGCCGCGTtggtgataaatattatattgttaaaacataGTGGCCCTGAAAAGGGCCGTTTTATAATTGTCAGAATTccaaatcaatataaaattatttggaacTGGTGTATTTGGTAACAGCCTTTGTTCCTTCACTAACAGCGTGCTTAGCCAATTCACCGGGTAACAGTTAATGTtgtgtttaattgtttttgcaGTTGGATGGCTGCTCTTTTCGGGTTGTTGTTTGAGGTGGTGAACATGGTATCGTCGGCGAATAGGTACAGCCGAGCATTTTGGTTGAGGGGGACGTCATTTGTGTAGGCCAAGTATAGTGTCGGCGAGAGACAGGAGCCTTGAGGTACACCTGCAAGAACCGGCCTACTACTGGATATGATGGAGTTTAATCTTACCGAGAAAGTACGGTCTGTTAGGAacgagtttattataattagtagtgGTGTGGGGGTACCCAAGGCGTGGAGCTTATATAGTAGGCCTGCGTGCCAGACCCGGTCGAAGGCTTTTTCGACGTCGAGAAAGACAGCGGCTGTGCGCAGATTATTGTTTGAATTTGCTGCCAAATTGTCAATGAGGCCGACAAGCTGGTGGGTTGTTGAATGTTCTGGACGGAAACCGTATTGTTCTTTCCTGATTTTGGGACCAATCGCAGCATAAAGTTTTGCCAAAACAACTCGTTCGAAGATTTTTGAGAGGGATGATAGAAGTGCGATAGGGCGGTAGTTGGCTGGATGTCGGTGGTCCTTTCCTGGTTTGGGGATGGTAATGATGATTGCGTGCTTCCACGATTTTGGGAAGTAGCCAATTCGCAGACATCCGTTTAAGAGGTGGGTCAGAAACAAAACTGATTTCCTGGGTAGGAGTTTGACGGCTAAGTTAGTGATGGAGTCTGCGCCAGGTGCTTTGCGTTTTGCGAtacgatttattatttgttggaCGGTGTTCGGTGTTGTGTAGTAGCCAGTATGTGGGGATGATTGAAGAGAGTGGATGAAGGTGACATCTGGTATGACTGGGCCCGTAGTTGTTTTCAAACGTCAGTTAACAACCGATTATATTACTAACTCAAGGATGGCACGTCATACGGTCATTGGCTAAATTCTGTTAGGTACGACGGAACAAAAAGAATTTTACAGCGGTACGtgtctgataaaaatattagtttcttCATGaataaacattgttattatgCTTATTGAAAATGACATCGTTTAGTAGTAGTCACAAAGTAATCGGTGTTATGTAATATCGTCATAACGTTTTATTCTGTCCAATAGAAAAATTGTTTTCCAGTTATCGACTATATAAGCTGCATAATCATCAAAATTTCATCATTCTGTGTCTGAGTATAGTTCAAGGCAGTCGTCAGCTAAAAGCACAATCATGAGCGGAAGAGGTAAAGCAGGCAAATCGAAGGGAGGTAAATCCAAGACCAGGTCGTCCCGTGCCGGACTCCAGTTCCCAGTCGGTCGTATCCATCGTCTGTTGAGAAAAGGAAACTACGCCGAACGCGTCGGAGCCGGAGCACCCGTATACCTGGCCGCCGTCATGGAATAC
This genomic window contains:
- the LOC132922217 gene encoding histone H2B-like, translating into MAPGGKSAGKAMKKSSGKAQKNIAKSDKKRKPKRKESYAIYIYKVLKQVHPDTGVSSKAMSIMNSFVNDLFERIAAESSRLAHYNKRSTITSREIQTAVRLLLPGELAKHAVSEGTKAVTKYTSSK